A window from Deltaproteobacteria bacterium encodes these proteins:
- a CDS encoding tetratricopeptide repeat protein, giving the protein MRLLSTIFLIFFTLFFSLFVEARFLIRPSDQAVFHNNRGVTYLNQGDIENALFEFKMAVQLAPEYAEGYNNLGLTYKFKEQYDLAIDALRKAIQYNKDYAAAYTHLGTIYYTLGKYDDAISQFHRAIKANKKYGDAYYNLGLTYKTLAIKNRRNTTYTDALNAFRNALAASPNHYLANIEMGNIYRQLDKNEEAIMHYKAALEVQPSSPEGWKNLGVLYLQKGDVSKAQFAFNKALEADPDSAEAHAGLATYYLKTNNLTLARQELDIAQRLDPNHELVRFDKAYLDLLTGNYSQAVQGFEGVVSKNPIYVDALYNLAYAHGQLGHYPQAVQYYEKTLQLKPGFAPALLNLGMLKLQHGDKKSGLSLLCQFLKKVPPELAHTENTVRNTITQNNGKCN; this is encoded by the coding sequence ATGAGACTATTATCGACTATTTTCTTAATCTTTTTCACTCTTTTTTTCTCTTTATTTGTAGAGGCCCGTTTTCTCATTCGCCCTTCTGATCAAGCCGTATTTCATAATAACCGAGGGGTTACTTACTTAAATCAGGGTGATATTGAAAACGCCCTCTTCGAATTTAAGATGGCGGTTCAATTAGCACCCGAATATGCAGAAGGCTACAACAACTTAGGCCTAACGTACAAATTTAAAGAACAATACGACCTCGCCATTGACGCGTTGCGTAAGGCGATTCAATACAATAAAGATTATGCGGCGGCTTACACCCACCTAGGTACCATCTACTATACACTCGGGAAATATGACGACGCAATCTCACAATTTCATCGGGCCATCAAGGCCAATAAAAAGTATGGCGATGCCTACTATAACTTGGGTTTAACCTACAAAACTCTTGCCATCAAAAATCGTCGTAACACAACCTATACCGATGCCCTTAATGCCTTCCGTAATGCCCTGGCCGCCTCCCCCAATCACTACTTAGCCAACATTGAAATGGGAAACATCTATCGTCAACTCGACAAAAACGAAGAAGCCATTATGCATTACAAAGCAGCCTTAGAGGTGCAACCCTCTTCGCCCGAGGGTTGGAAAAATCTTGGGGTATTGTATTTACAAAAGGGCGATGTTTCTAAGGCTCAATTTGCTTTTAACAAGGCCTTAGAGGCAGACCCTGATTCTGCCGAGGCCCACGCAGGGCTTGCCACCTATTATTTAAAAACCAACAATTTAACCTTGGCACGTCAAGAGTTGGATATTGCCCAGCGGCTCGACCCCAACCACGAGCTGGTGCGCTTTGATAAGGCCTATTTAGATTTACTCACCGGTAATTATTCCCAGGCCGTCCAAGGCTTTGAAGGAGTGGTGAGTAAAAACCCTATTTATGTAGATGCCCTTTACAACCTTGCCTATGCCCATGGGCAATTGGGGCACTACCCCCAAGCTGTGCAATATTACGAAAAGACCTTGCAACTTAAACCAGGGTTTGCCCCTGCCCTGCTCAACTTAGGTATGCTTAAACTACAGCATGGCGACAAGAAATCGGGCCTTTCGTTACTTTGTCAATTTCTAAAAAAAGTTCCCCCTGAGTTGGCGCACACAGAAAATACGGTGCGCAACACTATCACTCAAAACAATGGGAAATGTAATTAA
- a CDS encoding FHA domain-containing protein, which yields MGNVINVPKLTVKNLKTDEEQSLNLPQDVITLGRVNTCDIELPNKAISRRHAELVREGDEFYLVDLKSGNGTLLGGKKIKPKEKHLLRNNDLIQIEDYQITFHYLDENLDAPVEEDTDTDIIEIKMIKKVLKALENESAPSLEVLNGVSIGKKILFQDEQEEIVIGREKECELFIDDGTVSRQHAKLVKKWGGIVLTDLGSKNGTYVNHEKISEKVLRDGDKVMFGTIKCLYRNPGDVNIDAISKEISRKKREAALKEAEMLAEKKAEEERHLKEAQDKELKEKEEAVKQTEVPPPVQTPPTETPPAITNDQEKPKLSNFEKALIAVAVLIGTFGALLLLYLVF from the coding sequence ATGGGAAATGTAATTAACGTGCCCAAACTGACCGTTAAAAATTTAAAAACCGACGAAGAACAGAGTCTCAACCTCCCGCAAGATGTGATCACACTGGGCCGGGTGAACACCTGCGATATTGAACTGCCCAACAAGGCCATCTCACGCCGCCATGCCGAATTGGTGCGCGAAGGCGATGAATTTTATTTAGTCGACCTCAAAAGCGGCAATGGCACTCTTTTAGGCGGTAAAAAAATCAAACCTAAAGAAAAACATTTGTTGCGCAACAATGATCTTATTCAAATTGAAGATTATCAAATCACCTTTCACTATCTCGATGAAAATTTGGATGCACCCGTCGAAGAAGACACCGACACCGACATTATCGAAATTAAAATGATCAAAAAAGTTTTAAAGGCCTTAGAAAATGAAAGTGCGCCCAGTTTAGAGGTGCTTAATGGCGTAAGCATTGGCAAAAAAATTCTCTTTCAAGATGAACAAGAAGAAATTGTGATTGGCCGCGAAAAAGAATGCGAATTGTTTATCGATGATGGCACGGTGAGTCGTCAACACGCCAAACTGGTAAAAAAATGGGGCGGCATTGTTTTAACCGACTTGGGTTCAAAAAATGGCACTTATGTTAACCACGAAAAAATTAGTGAAAAGGTATTGCGCGACGGCGACAAGGTCATGTTTGGCACCATAAAGTGTCTTTATCGCAACCCTGGCGATGTTAATATTGATGCTATTAGCAAAGAAATTTCCCGCAAAAAACGCGAGGCCGCTTTAAAAGAAGCTGAGATGCTCGCCGAAAAAAAGGCGGAGGAAGAACGCCACCTCAAAGAGGCCCAAGACAAAGAACTCAAAGAAAAAGAAGAAGCCGTCAAACAAACTGAAGTTCCGCCACCCGTGCAAACTCCACCCACCGAAACTCCACCGGCCATTACCAACGATCAAGAAAAACCTAAATTATCCAATTTTGAAAAAGCCCTTATTGCCGTTGCAGTCCTCATCGGCACCTTCGGCGCCCTCTTGCTGTTGTATTTGGTGTTTTAG
- a CDS encoding thrombospondin type 3 repeat-containing protein: MEDLRPQYYDSTPYRWLAFKLGRIDVDFVPIPQDPHAYPSFLCGCDEGNNHKLLMYPENKIAIKEKFYECRDMDARCDEEPEEGIETGYISTSYENTGDLHLAIDYNQPHVVDTILNGQCSSGAAPGTCEVREGCAAPLEPSPPWLATQFADSNQDGLITTNFGGLCRARVVKTVEIYEGYEEYGLSAEDLQRRMADCLSQEIIYQAGLDLGNLEHPELAINPGDPWPEVTECAKQVIRNVLAQWTQADSDGDRVCNNVDFCDQTPDFDDYRNYDDLEASDGDRDFVGPACDNCLEEFNPNQEDSDHDNIGDVCDLCPGLSPINDALHVFLDSQQFANTQTTDRDGDNIGDACDLFPADQHNDCDGDGLPAVAVSGGGEIPDRFPFDYDNDTDGDEIQDCTAGTRCFTEHIIQNPSHTCDSCPNASNSGQDNDHDGIDNACDPDLDGDGINDKPPYNRPDGRRDNCPEVSNRNQRDTDSDGEGDACDDRDYDTVVDISDNCPDHPNRFQNDQDGDDQGDVCDSCPRTHASNDRDNDCIANNQDHCPNHPDETNSDADEDGKGDVCDNCPDNNNPNQEDNNHDGIGDACQALLAPPLTVSFAQEPRYISQNQLNGNGTIEVGRVLISGATPGQRMRLNFAIHSNGRRIYEGVVPAVFGGNVSIPWRGLVNESPAPAGAYQVVSTLTVLNQAGDDKELAPISHDFTVFKITFTQPQNAAGSPLNALSMYVNNDNDDLAQGDHQPDWMQEGRALNDNDLAELRVSVEPNIPNASVSLEAVNYRQNPNPPHVNFKAWKFSGGGVLEEIPFGLNRNYSLPMPVHLEGIQAITSPQQAQSPIKLIATLCLRTPAGGCTPLASAHQELSINLIQVDVVKDRDNNTPTVCDPDYRNGPIERIDETNPPVDFLHIALWSSAYDEENNVYNSLIFNPTCDFITRDPDRFYLRVINPRANLNEQVNIISFARNVAKIGTVHDSDGSIFDNLTPLTLVETGPNTGIFLSKPQMLTTYDLDYLIHDRDFSPYVMWEEDLQLCATTYRCNDDNFKAHDAFANRVVDDAPNDRTHQASIEDSLQFVYQQDSPPLPPLALTVPVCQRTPSDERRELHMRVFVFNEPFIDSGIITRSPNGQSVRIGEGDGQFTFVDRDNSRHCNCPDDIIVNGICDVEEEECEPFENVYNDLPIGQGGFVQPDPITLQREGIRGPILPEVYVHEMVRRADRLWQQACISVFMDELYFIDAPKIDGVDFFAYRQLLELQDVNRLLEHFSDGSTNILDLFIFPRRGNGFSGRAHFASGFATHGRIPGRSSEFSTILVGVTEFNGGVLAHEIGHVLENYLHVALVDQCDPGTIGCPQSNDSYFYPKGFARDSRYVNDARRLPPSVVERARKRRHEHNLMEHGNRLLCLYDPNRRNNRQCLPPPEEP; the protein is encoded by the coding sequence ATGGAAGACCTCCGCCCCCAATATTATGATTCAACTCCCTACCGTTGGTTGGCCTTTAAGTTGGGGCGTATTGATGTAGATTTTGTCCCTATTCCCCAAGATCCTCATGCCTACCCTTCCTTTTTATGTGGATGTGATGAAGGGAATAACCACAAGTTGCTTATGTATCCGGAAAATAAAATTGCCATCAAAGAAAAGTTTTATGAATGTAGAGACATGGACGCACGTTGTGATGAAGAACCGGAAGAAGGAATTGAGACGGGCTATATTTCGACGTCTTATGAAAACACAGGAGATCTTCATCTGGCCATTGATTACAATCAGCCCCACGTTGTGGATACAATACTCAATGGTCAATGTAGCTCAGGAGCGGCACCTGGCACTTGTGAAGTGCGTGAGGGTTGTGCTGCCCCACTTGAACCTTCTCCCCCATGGTTAGCAACACAATTTGCAGACTCCAATCAAGATGGATTAATTACTACTAACTTTGGTGGTTTGTGTCGTGCTCGTGTGGTCAAAACCGTCGAAATCTACGAGGGATACGAAGAATATGGCCTCTCGGCAGAAGACCTCCAACGTAGGATGGCCGATTGCTTGTCACAGGAAATAATCTACCAAGCGGGACTTGATTTGGGCAATCTTGAACACCCTGAACTTGCGATCAACCCAGGGGATCCTTGGCCAGAAGTGACTGAATGTGCCAAGCAGGTGATTCGAAATGTTTTGGCACAATGGACACAAGCAGATTCTGATGGAGATCGAGTTTGCAATAACGTTGATTTCTGTGACCAAACTCCTGATTTTGACGATTACCGTAATTACGATGATTTAGAAGCAAGTGATGGGGATAGAGATTTTGTAGGGCCGGCCTGTGATAATTGCCTTGAAGAATTTAATCCTAATCAAGAAGATAGCGACCATGACAATATCGGAGATGTTTGTGATTTGTGCCCTGGTTTAAGCCCCATCAATGACGCTTTGCATGTCTTCCTTGATTCTCAACAGTTTGCAAATACCCAAACTACTGACCGCGATGGAGATAACATTGGGGATGCTTGTGATTTATTTCCCGCTGACCAACATAACGATTGCGATGGGGATGGATTGCCAGCTGTAGCCGTTTCGGGAGGGGGAGAAATCCCAGATCGTTTTCCTTTTGATTATGACAACGATACAGATGGCGATGAAATTCAGGATTGTACGGCTGGAACCAGGTGCTTTACTGAACATATTATCCAAAATCCTTCTCACACTTGTGACAGCTGCCCCAATGCCTCCAATAGCGGACAGGACAATGATCACGATGGTATCGACAATGCCTGTGACCCGGACCTAGACGGCGATGGGATTAATGACAAGCCGCCCTACAACCGCCCCGACGGTCGCCGCGACAATTGCCCCGAAGTTTCCAATCGAAACCAGCGGGATACTGACAGCGATGGCGAAGGGGATGCCTGTGACGACCGAGATTATGATACAGTCGTCGATATTTCGGACAACTGCCCTGACCACCCTAACCGTTTTCAGAATGATCAAGATGGAGATGATCAAGGGGATGTGTGTGACTCATGCCCCCGAACTCACGCCTCGAACGATCGAGATAATGATTGTATAGCCAACAACCAAGACCATTGCCCTAATCATCCAGATGAAACTAACTCTGATGCCGATGAGGATGGAAAGGGGGATGTGTGTGACAATTGCCCTGATAATAATAACCCCAATCAAGAAGACAATAATCACGACGGAATAGGCGATGCTTGCCAGGCCTTGTTGGCACCACCGCTAACGGTGTCTTTTGCCCAGGAACCTCGCTATATTTCCCAAAATCAGCTCAATGGAAATGGCACGATAGAGGTGGGTCGTGTTTTGATTTCAGGAGCAACTCCTGGCCAACGCATGCGCTTGAATTTTGCCATCCATTCTAATGGAAGACGAATCTACGAAGGGGTTGTACCCGCGGTGTTTGGAGGAAATGTTTCTATTCCTTGGCGTGGGTTGGTTAATGAATCGCCAGCTCCCGCCGGGGCCTATCAAGTGGTTTCAACCCTAACCGTGTTAAATCAAGCAGGCGATGACAAAGAACTTGCTCCGATTAGCCATGATTTTACGGTTTTTAAAATTACCTTTACTCAACCACAAAACGCTGCAGGTTCACCTCTCAACGCGCTTTCTATGTATGTCAATAATGATAATGATGACCTTGCTCAGGGCGACCATCAACCCGACTGGATGCAAGAAGGGCGTGCATTGAATGACAATGATCTGGCTGAATTAAGAGTATCTGTCGAACCTAATATTCCAAATGCTTCGGTTAGCCTTGAAGCTGTTAATTATAGGCAAAATCCTAATCCCCCCCATGTTAATTTTAAAGCATGGAAATTTTCCGGAGGCGGGGTTTTAGAAGAAATACCCTTTGGTCTTAACCGTAACTATTCTTTGCCTATGCCTGTTCATCTCGAGGGGATCCAGGCCATTACCTCCCCCCAACAAGCCCAATCGCCTATTAAACTAATAGCGACTCTCTGTTTGCGCACGCCTGCAGGCGGATGCACGCCTCTCGCTTCAGCTCATCAGGAATTATCCATAAACTTGATTCAAGTTGATGTGGTAAAAGATAGAGACAATAATACACCAACGGTTTGTGATCCTGATTATCGCAATGGACCCATTGAAAGGATTGATGAGACTAACCCACCCGTAGATTTTCTTCATATTGCACTTTGGAGTTCGGCCTATGATGAAGAGAATAATGTATACAACTCGCTCATCTTTAACCCAACCTGTGATTTTATCACACGAGATCCAGATCGATTTTATCTTCGGGTCATTAATCCCCGGGCCAATTTAAATGAACAAGTCAACATAATCAGTTTCGCGCGAAATGTGGCCAAGATTGGAACTGTTCACGATTCAGATGGATCTATTTTTGATAATCTTACACCATTAACTCTGGTGGAAACAGGCCCCAACACCGGGATTTTCCTCTCCAAGCCCCAAATGCTCACTACCTATGATCTTGATTATTTGATCCACGACAGGGATTTTAGTCCATACGTCATGTGGGAGGAGGACCTACAATTATGCGCCACCACTTACCGATGTAACGATGACAATTTTAAAGCCCACGATGCTTTTGCAAATCGTGTTGTTGACGACGCTCCAAACGATAGAACCCACCAAGCTTCAATTGAGGATTCCTTGCAGTTCGTTTATCAACAAGATAGCCCTCCGCTTCCGCCTTTGGCCCTCACGGTTCCTGTTTGCCAGCGTACCCCCTCTGACGAACGGCGAGAACTTCATATGAGAGTCTTTGTCTTTAATGAACCTTTTATCGATAGTGGCATTATAACACGAAGCCCCAATGGGCAATCCGTACGCATAGGTGAAGGCGATGGCCAATTTACTTTTGTAGACCGCGACAATAGCAGGCATTGCAATTGCCCCGATGACATTATCGTCAATGGAATCTGCGACGTAGAAGAAGAGGAATGCGAGCCCTTTGAAAATGTCTATAATGACCTTCCCATTGGTCAAGGTGGCTTTGTTCAACCCGATCCTATTACCCTTCAAAGAGAAGGAATTCGCGGTCCCATTCTGCCAGAGGTTTATGTGCATGAAATGGTTCGTCGCGCCGACCGATTGTGGCAGCAAGCCTGTATTAGTGTTTTTATGGATGAACTCTATTTTATTGATGCACCGAAAATAGACGGCGTTGATTTCTTTGCCTATCGTCAATTGCTCGAACTTCAAGACGTTAATCGGCTCTTGGAGCACTTCTCAGATGGCTCCACAAACATCTTGGATCTTTTTATCTTCCCTCGACGTGGCAACGGTTTTTCTGGTAGGGCGCATTTTGCCAGTGGTTTTGCCACCCATGGGCGGATCCCTGGGCGTTCCAGTGAATTCAGCACGATACTTGTTGGGGTTACAGAATTCAATGGGGGAGTCCTCGCCCATGAAATTGGGCATGTCTTAGAAAACTATCTTCATGTGGCACTGGTGGACCAGTGTGATCCAGGAACCATCGGCTGCCCACAGAGTAACGACTCCTACTTTTATCCTAAAGGATTTGCAAGGGACAGTCGATATGTCAATGATGCTAGACGGCTTCCCCCTTCGGTGGTGGAAAGAGCACGCAAGAGACGCCACGAACACAACCTCATGGAACATGGCAACCGTTTACTATGTCTCTATGACCCCAACCGACGCAACAATCGTCAGTGTCTTCCCCCGCCCGAAGAACCTTAG
- the sctV gene encoding type III secretion system export apparatus subunit SctV translates to MGLPAIKLNDFLTKFSDAVLAVIVVTVVAIILIPLPTWLLDIFLTINISGSVLILLISLYIDDALRIASFPTILLISTLYRLSLNISSTRLILSQGNAGEVIFAFGNFVVGGNYVVGGIIFIIITLVNFIVIAKGAERVSEVGARFTLDAMPGKQMSIDADLRAGTITMEQAQERRSILQREAQMYGAMDGAMKFVKGDAIAGIIIAIINIIGGFIIGVMMRGDTMLQAIKTYTLLSIGDGLVAQIPALVISVSAGIVVTRVSSESKDTGLGKDVFGQIIKYPKAMLVAGIMLLLFAAVPGLPKFPFILLGGLLAGGAYFMMRKEKVSNEEVRDMPKEEVVKRAVEKHGDVLPFVMPAPISLEVGEALIPFVDDSQDGGRFINELIPLLRHGLYYELGVNFPGIQVRGQTVDMEAESYVININEVPVAKGRVYRGHILVGEPLEQLSLFNIEGIETIHPIDGSIVTWIAQEHKEVAVQAGFRMWDIAEYLILHLSYVLRKHASEFLGLQEIQNVLTELEKTHPALIKELVPKVITVLQLSEIFQRLIQEEVAIRDLKTIFSTLAQWAEVERNTLVLTEHIRSGLKRYITHKYAGHVNTLAVYLLDPGIEELVRNSIRTTEKGNYLALEPETTQEIVEAVGKEIASHPFPPGAKPPVILTTAEVRRYFRKIIELEFPQLSVLSYQELSENLRIQPIARVALPQLTA, encoded by the coding sequence ATGGGGCTACCCGCCATAAAGCTGAATGATTTTCTAACCAAGTTCTCCGATGCCGTCCTTGCGGTTATCGTGGTGACCGTGGTGGCGATTATCTTGATCCCACTACCCACCTGGTTACTCGATATCTTTTTAACCATCAACATTTCAGGCAGTGTGCTGATTCTCTTAATTTCTCTTTATATCGACGATGCCCTGCGCATTGCTTCTTTTCCTACTATTTTGTTGATCTCTACCTTGTACCGTTTGTCGTTGAATATTTCTTCAACGCGCTTGATTCTTTCGCAAGGCAATGCGGGCGAAGTTATTTTTGCCTTTGGTAACTTTGTGGTGGGTGGAAACTATGTGGTGGGCGGGATTATTTTTATCATCATCACGCTGGTTAATTTTATTGTTATTGCCAAAGGTGCGGAACGGGTTTCAGAAGTTGGGGCGCGATTTACCTTGGATGCCATGCCCGGCAAGCAAATGAGTATCGATGCTGATTTGCGGGCCGGTACTATCACCATGGAACAAGCCCAAGAGCGCCGCTCCATTCTGCAACGGGAAGCGCAGATGTACGGAGCCATGGATGGTGCCATGAAGTTTGTCAAAGGGGATGCCATTGCGGGTATTATCATTGCCATTATCAACATCATTGGTGGGTTCATCATTGGGGTGATGATGAGGGGTGATACCATGCTCCAAGCCATCAAGACTTATACCTTGCTTAGTATTGGTGACGGTTTGGTTGCACAGATTCCAGCCCTGGTCATTTCGGTCTCAGCGGGTATCGTGGTGACCCGAGTGTCTAGTGAAAGTAAAGACACGGGTCTTGGCAAAGATGTTTTTGGTCAGATTATTAAATACCCTAAGGCCATGTTGGTAGCGGGAATCATGTTGCTGCTGTTTGCGGCGGTGCCTGGCTTGCCTAAATTTCCTTTTATTTTATTAGGGGGCCTGCTGGCGGGCGGGGCTTATTTCATGATGCGCAAAGAAAAAGTTTCTAACGAAGAAGTTAGAGATATGCCCAAAGAAGAGGTGGTGAAGAGAGCAGTAGAGAAACACGGCGATGTGTTGCCCTTTGTCATGCCCGCGCCCATTTCTTTAGAAGTGGGTGAGGCGCTTATCCCCTTTGTCGATGATAGCCAAGATGGTGGGCGATTCATCAACGAGTTAATTCCCTTGCTACGCCATGGGCTCTATTATGAATTGGGCGTTAATTTTCCCGGTATTCAAGTGCGTGGGCAGACCGTCGACATGGAGGCCGAGAGTTATGTGATTAATATTAACGAAGTGCCGGTGGCTAAGGGCCGGGTGTACCGTGGGCATATCTTGGTGGGGGAACCTTTAGAGCAATTATCGCTTTTTAATATTGAAGGCATCGAAACGATTCATCCCATCGATGGGTCGATCGTGACTTGGATTGCCCAAGAACACAAAGAAGTGGCGGTGCAGGCGGGCTTTAGAATGTGGGATATTGCGGAGTATCTCATTTTGCATTTGTCTTATGTGTTGCGTAAACACGCTTCAGAATTTTTAGGGCTCCAAGAAATTCAAAATGTTCTGACCGAATTAGAAAAAACTCACCCTGCCTTAATCAAAGAATTAGTACCGAAGGTGATTACAGTGCTTCAGCTCTCCGAAATTTTTCAACGTTTGATCCAAGAAGAAGTTGCGATTCGTGATCTCAAAACGATTTTTTCAACCCTTGCCCAATGGGCCGAGGTAGAGCGCAATACCTTGGTGCTAACCGAGCACATTCGTTCGGGGCTCAAACGTTACATCACTCACAAGTATGCAGGCCACGTGAACACCCTAGCTGTTTATCTATTAGACCCTGGCATTGAAGAGCTGGTGCGCAATTCCATTCGTACCACCGAAAAGGGTAACTACTTGGCCTTAGAGCCCGAAACCACGCAAGAAATTGTAGAGGCCGTGGGCAAAGAAATCGCCAGTCACCCCTTCCCGCCGGGTGCCAAACCGCCAGTGATTCTAACCACTGCCGAAGTGCGCCGCTATTTTCGTAAAATCATCGAACTAGAATTTCCACAATTGAGCGTCTTATCTTACCAAGAGCTCTCCGAAAACTTGCGTATTCAACCCATCGCGCGGGTAGCGTTGCCGCAATTGACTGCATAA